TGCTCCTGGGGTACCTCATTCTTCCATCTATGAAGTTAAAAAGTACCAACTTCAAAGTGGTGCAATCCTTGGAGTTCATTCGCCCGTTGTTTACAATCAAATCCGGGCCGTCTGTGGAGTTGACCACGACGAATTGATGAGTTCATTTGATTTACAGTCTTtggatgctgctattaccGAGAGAACTGGCTCCGAATTTGTTACTCCTGATGGGAAATTCAATATTAAGACGCTCAAGCGCAAGGAGTACCAGATGATCTCTGATTTTAAGTTTCTCGATGACTACTACACCCATGTCAGAGACTTATTGACACGACTTCCTCCCTACCTGGGACACTACACTATTTGGGAGAATGGAAAGGAAACACATTTTGTTGTTACGAAAAGTTTAGTTGACAAGAACAATGACACTTTGTTCAAACTCAGGGCATCGACTGATGGCGACCTTAATGGATTCCCTCGTGTGGTTATCAAGGATCTCAATCGCCTCAATGACAAGTATTTTCATTTGCCAGAGAATGTGCGAGACCATATCATTGGTCAGGTTAGAACCGATGCCAAGATGTTAAAGAGGCACAATATTCTGGATTATTCATTATTGGTTGGGCTTGAGTGTGACCCTCTAACTGGTGAAGAAACATCCTCAGTTGGCCTTAGTATTGCCCTCTGCCCCTCTAGTCGGGTCAAGAGAGTGGTTAGTTGTATCAGATCACTAATTTCTGGACACTCCACTTTCAAGGATCTTCGCCAGTCTGCCTCGGCCAATGGACCGAGCAGACCTGTGGTCACACGCTGTTGAGTTCATTCTTTCAATCTTTGCGGTCAGCTGGTCAGTCTAGCATTATCCAAGGTACCCAATGCCTTGTTTGTCATTTCATTTCCTTATGGTACTATTGGATTGGTAGTCACTTTGATTTCCTTTCGGATTTTGCGATTTCAGTCGAGGTCATCCCGAGTCCCGGCTATTTCGCACGTCATTCATTGGTTCACGGGCCTTGTTTTGCAATTCGCTCATCGTCCCTTGTTGTTCACTACATCAGTCGCCTCGCAAACCGCGagcagacgacgatttagaCCGTTAGACTATTGTAGACCTGGCTCCTTGCCAGTTTACTCCTGgagattcttgaatccTTCCAATTGCGGCGCTTCCTTAGCGACATTTTGGAGCTGGAGTTCAAGGCTCAAATTTCTATGGACGGACGATGAGCAGAGTAGACATGGAACCCTTGGTGTTGACACTGGCACCTGATCAATGAACTTTGAATAGTACCCCTTACACATGACATGGCTTTCTCCAACAAGATACACCGACTGGTGGTAACCGCACTCGAGATTGATCGAACTTGACAGCccattttttattttattgtttacGATTGTGATGACTGTGTATGAATTTTGGAGTTTGGGTTTATTGTAATTATGTCTAATgtaataattaatattacTTTTTATCTTATTTTCTGCCTTACCATAATCTCAAGGTGCTCCGACCtctctctgcctccggcggctgggctccgcccacacgcccgctgctcctctcgctgcagtcgagtcggttcgtcgacggtcccagtcGGGCTGTTGATACTGTCGAGGGTTTTATGAAACATCGACTTAGCAAGTAAGCCCATATTTTAGTTTACTCCCAGTTCATAAATGATTAATCAAGCAGAAGATGGGTGCCGACCCACTAAGAATTAAGATGGTAATTAATCTGGCAGCTTGCCGAAGAAATGCCTCTGAGGGGAGAACATGTATCTGTTCTTGCTAAAAGAGTCACAAGCCCATGAATTACTCACAGAGAAGTTATCACAGAACTCCGAgtgatttttgttatttaaTTTAGATGCTTAAAAGTCCATGAAAAGTTCACTGGGTAGTTGTCTCGCTATACACAGCTTTTTCGACTCGTTTTACTGACTGGTTACTGGCTGTCAGAAACCTGCTGCCAATGTATTCCATTTCTCCCGCGTCAAACAGCTGAAAGACAAGCTCCTTTTCTATCATCCCAGACGGTTGGCAACCGTCTGGGATGTCCAGACAactccgcgaagcggagcacaacggggtctggggcaacgccccagccgccggaggcagtccctCTCACCCGAGAGACGGGGACACTGCCGTAAACACAcgttaataaatagaggaACGAGGCTAATGGACCCGTTTCGAGGTCAGACCCGTCGGAAACTGCTCGTCGGGTTCGCGTTGTCGTTTGGGTTGTACGCTGGACGGCGACTGGACGGCATTTTGGGCCGAACAGAGTGATTCGTAGGCTTGGAGATAGTAGATCGTTTGTGAATCGGAGTGAACCGAGAATCGTGATGAATGTACATGTTGAATGGCCTGGACGGCTGTGAACCCACGAGTCGAGATAAGATGAGCagccacagcagcagcagccttttcGTTGCCGGTCTCACAAAATACAAGACTCGAGACATGATCAGCTCTTGCGAGATTGATTTCCTGTGACACCAGCATAAATTCGTCCATACTGATTTGAGCACTTAGCGACGAAGCTGGCTCGGTATGAACATACACTACTTTTAATGCCGGACCTAGGTCCAGCTGGGCGGATCTCTTATCGACAATATTAAACAATCTGGGATCCACCAGCGATATCAGCACTCTAATGTTGTTCTTTATTATAAACTGCTTGTCTCTCAAAACCGACATGGGTCCTAAATATAAGTTGTCGGCCACAAGCTGGGCTCTATTCCGGTCCTCGTGCTGCCAATTCTCTAAAGAACTGTACTCTCCATTCGATGAAATTTTAATATCAACCCGTGGAAACGACACTTGCCCACCATCTCCACAAGACACAGTCCGGTCGCTAGCAATTCCCGTCATCGCATGCTGAAACGACCACTGTACAACAATCTACGACCTGTTCACGACTCCGAGATCACCCCCATCCACTTTCCAACATTTCTCAGCGCACGTGACTAAATGCTATTTTCACTCAAAACTCAGAATTATCTCTTGACTGACTTCGAAAATAGTCCACAGTGAATTAGGTCGTCGGGTCGACTGGTTTCACCTTTGACTGTCCTAAAACCACAAACTTTGGGCCATATCTGAAACCGTTCACACTCTGAAACTGCAGACGCAGggactggaccctgcgtgCCTCCGGGGactggggctacgccccagaccccgtggctcctgctttgcaggagttggctgggaccgtcggcggaacaaccgactcgagagaagcgagaggagcagcggggtctggggcggagccccagccgccggaggcaggacacccccccccccccatCCCCCTTTCTATTCCGTGCATGCTATCTTCGGACATGAACTTCCAGATCCGGGTAACCGCACCCTCACATAAAGCTTTAAACTCCTGGAAGCACCGCTGAGTCAACTGTAGACCCTGAATTGAAAGCTACAGTGGCAAAATTGAGTTCTTCCACTGCATTTCGGCCGGCTCAGCTGACCTAGAAACAGCTGCCCGGCGAACCACGAGGGACCCTGAATTGAGACATGCGGCATGATATTTCAGGTGGGGGTCTGCGAGGCTGACTCACGAAGTTGGCTAGGAGAAAACCtgcgagaggagcaaccagggtctggggtggagccccagccgccggaggcagacccctcaCCCCTGGTAATTTGGTGGTGAGAACGGAGATTTGACGGCCGGTGTTACCAGGGTGACCATTAAATTAGCCCTAACCCATTTATAGCAGAAGCTGCCCTGAAGAAGACCTAGCCCTTAAAACCCGTGCCCTGAGAAACCTGCGTGGtaaatttttcttttatctTGAGATGCAttttttcctcttctttttttctcttcttctcttgataACCAACTTCCCCCcctttttcctttttttttaatttatctTTTCTACCAGAACCGTATCGTCCGTGGTATCGATTCTGTGGGAGGATTCTTTGATAAAGTCGAATTAAAAAACTCTTAAAAGGAAAACAAGTGTTCAGCACTATAAACATCATTCACAATGggtaagttttttttgccAAGTTTTGCTTGGTCAGACAGTAGtgatctggttctggttttCAGTTTTTGTCATCATTTCCGAGACCAATCGCTTTAACAATGAATAATTACTAACAAATTTGATAGTTAACTTCACTGTTGATGTAAGTTTACGATCTGGTTGGGTCTTTGGATTAGTAATTGGCCAGTCGCCGATGCTGGTTTAGTCCTGCGTATTGTGTGTCTATTTTGCAGTTCAGGATCTACTGAATGCGCTTTCAAACAAATGGCAGTGGCAATTTTTGGCATGAATACAATAGCTACGTAATACGATGGCACCAACACTGTTCGAATCTACTGGCAATCTGACTATCTGGACTGCGGTATGGGGTTTATTTCTGTCTCGAACATTTGGTTTGCATCGTCAATTGCAGAATTTCATGACGATTGAGTGGAATTGAAAATCATGAATGGCATTTGAAACGATTGTAAATCCAATTGCGAAATCCAGGTTGTCCAGTTTGTTCGTTCGACCGATGCTGGTGCCATTGTTTGCGTTCTGTTTGGTGGGGTTTTGGCACGGCTTACTCCATGGGGACGAAAAAAATTTGTCAAGATCGGGATCAGCCGCATGTCCTTACCCTAGCCAACAAAGATAAGGATCGAGGAAAAACCAGGGGTACCTAAGGGTTACTTCGGGGTTATCTCAGGGGTGCTCATCTGACGGACAATGGTCCACTCCAGAACCTGTCTTCTCTCAATTCTTCGAGTTTCAGTCGCCATCGAcgtcccgactcgagcgaagcgagaggagccacggggtctggggcgaagccccagccgccggaggcagtacttccccctccccctgtCCTCTGAACTCCGTTGCTGTTTTCTGAACCCATTAaaaattttaaaaaaatttgAAGAAGTGAGAACTAACAAAAACTAGCAAATGCGCGCCCTCATGGACAAGGTCACTAACGTCCGTAACATGTCGGTTATCGCCCACGTCGATCACGGTAAATCTACTTTGACCGATTCTCTTGTCCAACGTGCCGGTATTATTTCCGCTGCCAAGGCCGGTGAAGCTCGTTTCACTGATACCAGAAAGGATGAGCAAGAGCGTGGTATTACTATCAAGTCTACTGCCATTTCTCTTTACGGTGAGATGACTGAGGAGGATACTAAGGAGATCAAGCAAAAGACTCAAGGTACCGAGTTCTTGGTCAACTTGATCGATTCGCCCGGTCACGTTGATTTCTCTTCAGAAGTCACTGCTGCTTTGCGTGTTACCGATGGTGCTTTGGTTGTCGTCGACACTGTTGAGGGTGTTTGTGTTCAAACCGAGACCGTTTTGAGACAAGCTCTTGCCGAGCGTATCAagcctgttgttgttattaaCAAGGTTGATCGTGCTTTGCTCGAGTTGCAAACCACCAAGGAGGATTTGTACCAATCTTTTGCCAGAACTGTCGAGTCTGTTAACGTCGTTATCTCTACTTACTTTGACAAGTCTCTTGGTGATGTCCAAGTTTACCCTGAGAAGGGTACTGTTGCCTTTGCCTCTGGTTTGCACGGATGGGCTTTCACCATCCGTCAATTCGCCATCCGTTACTCCAAGAAGTTCGGTGTTGACAGAGAAAAGATGATGGAGAGATTGTGGGGAGACTCGTTCTTCAACCCCAAGACCAAGAAGTGGACCAACAAGGAGAAGGATGCTGATGGAAAGGTTCTTGAGCGTGCTTTCAACATGTTTGTTTTGGATCctattttcaagatcttCAATGCTATCATGAACTACAAGAAGGAGGAGATCCCCGTTTTGCTCGAGAAGCTTGAGATTAACCTCAAGTCGGACGAGAAGGAGCTCGAGGGTAAGGCTCTTCTTAAGATTGTCATGAGAAAGTTCTtgcctgctgctgatgctctTATGGAGATGATTGTTATCCACTTGCCTTCTCCTGTCACTGCTCAAGCTTACCGTGCTGAGACTCTTTACGAGGGTCCTTCTGACGACCCAGCTTGTCTTGCTATCAAGGAGTGTGATCCTAAATCCGACCTCATGCTCTACGTCTCCAAGATGGTCCCCACCTCTGATAAGGGTCGTTTCTACGCTTTCGGCCGTGTTTTCGC
The Sugiyamaella lignohabitans strain CBS 10342 chromosome A, complete sequence genome window above contains:
- a CDS encoding phosphatidylinositol-4-phosphate 5-kinase its3 produces the protein MGSFGQLDSTFCFPLEQGEFESQRQLCKFPRRPVLNDVRRPGSGTYYGNLGEIENRRPARRSAFAYHKTIQVPIGYDFSVQPNKHLAVSTEVVEADEETDCEELLLNFAPDDYSGSRDSKGFLCGEVPTLLPDDPLFTGIPDCAREDDDAYLHREFINASDDIETINSMNAPDASMGPVELELECALTRVDKRFENLGIIIEEILFDMPEKVSKMASLKSKLAFGKRPSISGSTLFTGILTGLCANPPLYAPGVPHSSIYEVKKYQLQSGAILGVHSPVVYNQIRAVCGVDHDELMSSFDLQSLDAAITERTGSEFVTPDGKFNIKTLKRKEYQMISDFKFLDDYYTHVRDLLTRLPPYLGHYTIWENGKETHFVVTKSLVDKNNDTLFKLRASTDGDLNGFPRVVIKDLNRLNDKYFHLPENVRDHIIGQVRTDAKMLKRHNILDYSLLVGLECDPLTGEETSSVGLSIALCPSSRVKRVVSCIRSLISGHSTFKDLRQSASANGPSRPVVTRC